The Rhodocytophaga rosea genome has a segment encoding these proteins:
- a CDS encoding PadR family transcriptional regulator has product MRRAFLGEFEEIVLLVVASCHLEAYGVNVWEQVQEQTGRKITMSAVHATLYRLEEKGFLNSHMGGSTQERGGRRKRFFKLTPAGAHALQEIQAIRSKLWQGIPQGVIQLFGI; this is encoded by the coding sequence ATGCGAAGAGCTTTCTTAGGAGAATTCGAAGAAATCGTACTGCTGGTGGTAGCCAGTTGCCATCTGGAGGCATATGGGGTGAATGTGTGGGAACAGGTACAGGAACAAACCGGACGTAAAATTACCATGAGTGCAGTACATGCCACTTTATACAGGCTCGAGGAAAAAGGCTTTTTAAATTCACATATGGGTGGCTCAACACAAGAGAGGGGAGGCCGCAGGAAACGCTTCTTTAAACTTACACCAGCAGGGGCACATGCCTTACAGGAAATTCAGGCCATACGCAGCAAATTGTGGCAAGGAATTCCGCAAGGTGTGATTCAATTGTTTGGCATTTAA
- a CDS encoding ABC transporter permease has product MNDRQPDISPPRWAARFLEWFLPDELLEDVQGDLQEVFYKQVKAEGIKKARREYWLSTLQYIRPYFLGRRQKKKSVHDAKSLYFDMFYNYFIIAFRNIKRNKALSAINIFGLATGIATCLIIMLFVQHELGYDRFHEKADRIVRVIFKGSIQGEKLNEAHVMPPVAQTLLADYPEVQEATRLRQYGIPRVTYKDKSFKEDAFAFADANFFQVFTLPFLQGDPKTALLEPNTIVISQAIARKFFGNEDPIGKVLTFKDFNTSCKVTGVMVNMPYNSHFHIDILASMASLPDAKSSSWGTSNFYTYLVLPEGYHYKNLEAKLPGVVEKYMSPQLQQSFGMNYAEFQQKGNYLGLFLQPLTDIYLHSDFMYDLGPRGNIENLYIFSAIALFMLLIACINFMNLSTAGASKRAREVGIRKVLGSVKGQLVGQFLLESILLTALSLLLAGAMVILALPFFNSITGQSLALDMGFVLKLLPALLLFGLLVGMLAGFYPAFFLSSFKPISVLKGTLTVGRKSISIRSSLVVFQFCISITLMVGTLVVYQQLNYMHTKDLGYNKEGVLVLGETWVLGAKEDVFRKQIMQDPRVIQVSLSGYLPAGPSYNNNFTVSPDSNPSQLLKTLKYDVDDQYIPVMGMQMAAGRNFSPEFATDSSSIILNETAVRALGWQQNALGQSITRSDNDGKKMSYRVIGVVKDFHFRSLHERISPLVMVLSRSSGTMIAKVKTDDVKGLLASLKTQWTALTPDEPFMYSFMDERIENTYVSEQKIGRFLGVFAGLTIVVACLGLFGLATFTAEQRTKEMGIRKVLGASAGNIVALLSKDFLKLVIMANLIAWPLAWWIMDIWLQDFEYGISLSPWTFAWVGLAALLIALLTISVKAIKAALANPVNSLRNE; this is encoded by the coding sequence ATGAATGACCGCCAGCCTGATATTTCTCCTCCCCGATGGGCAGCCCGTTTTCTGGAGTGGTTTCTTCCGGATGAGTTGCTGGAGGATGTACAGGGCGATCTGCAGGAAGTATTCTATAAACAAGTAAAAGCAGAAGGTATAAAAAAAGCCAGACGGGAATACTGGTTGTCAACCCTGCAATACATCCGTCCCTACTTTCTGGGCAGAAGACAAAAAAAGAAATCAGTTCACGATGCAAAATCCCTCTATTTCGATATGTTTTACAATTATTTCATTATCGCTTTCAGAAATATAAAGCGGAACAAGGCTTTATCTGCTATCAATATTTTCGGCCTGGCCACTGGTATTGCTACCTGCCTGATTATTATGCTGTTTGTGCAGCATGAATTAGGCTACGACCGTTTCCACGAAAAGGCTGACCGTATTGTACGGGTGATTTTTAAAGGTTCTATTCAGGGGGAAAAACTCAATGAAGCCCATGTAATGCCTCCGGTTGCCCAAACCCTTTTAGCCGATTACCCGGAAGTACAGGAGGCAACCCGCTTACGTCAGTACGGAATACCCCGAGTAACCTATAAGGATAAATCTTTTAAAGAAGATGCTTTCGCTTTTGCAGATGCGAATTTCTTTCAGGTGTTTACCCTACCTTTTTTGCAGGGCGATCCGAAAACTGCCTTGCTTGAACCCAATACCATTGTTATTTCCCAGGCAATTGCCCGTAAGTTTTTTGGAAATGAAGACCCCATAGGGAAGGTTCTTACTTTTAAAGATTTTAATACTTCCTGCAAGGTAACTGGCGTAATGGTCAATATGCCATATAACTCTCATTTCCATATTGATATTCTCGCCTCAATGGCTAGCCTCCCTGATGCCAAGTCATCTTCCTGGGGAACCTCAAACTTCTACACCTATCTGGTGTTGCCGGAAGGGTATCATTATAAAAACCTGGAAGCCAAACTGCCAGGGGTAGTTGAAAAGTACATGAGTCCGCAACTTCAACAATCCTTTGGTATGAATTACGCTGAGTTTCAGCAGAAAGGTAATTACCTGGGCTTGTTTCTGCAACCGCTCACCGATATCTACCTGCACTCCGATTTTATGTATGATCTGGGTCCAAGAGGAAATATCGAGAACCTGTATATTTTCAGTGCCATTGCCCTATTTATGCTGCTCATTGCCTGTATTAATTTTATGAACCTCTCTACAGCCGGAGCCTCTAAACGTGCCAGAGAAGTAGGCATACGTAAAGTACTGGGTTCGGTAAAAGGGCAACTGGTAGGGCAATTCCTTCTGGAGTCTATTCTGTTAACAGCTTTATCCTTATTGCTGGCAGGGGCGATGGTTATACTTGCATTGCCTTTCTTCAATAGCATAACCGGGCAATCACTGGCGTTAGATATGGGTTTTGTTTTGAAACTATTGCCAGCACTGTTGCTCTTTGGATTGTTGGTAGGCATGCTGGCAGGGTTTTATCCGGCATTTTTTCTCTCTTCTTTCAAGCCTATTTCTGTGCTGAAGGGTACACTTACAGTTGGCAGAAAAAGTATAAGTATCCGCAGTAGCCTGGTCGTTTTTCAGTTTTGTATCTCTATTACATTAATGGTGGGTACGCTGGTCGTATATCAGCAACTGAATTATATGCATACCAAAGACTTAGGCTATAACAAAGAAGGCGTACTCGTACTGGGAGAAACCTGGGTATTGGGAGCTAAAGAAGACGTATTCAGGAAGCAAATCATGCAGGACCCCAGGGTGATACAGGTCAGTCTTTCTGGCTATTTGCCGGCCGGACCTTCTTACAATAATAACTTTACCGTTTCTCCTGACAGTAATCCCTCTCAATTATTAAAGACACTTAAATACGATGTAGATGACCAGTACATACCTGTCATGGGCATGCAGATGGCTGCCGGACGGAATTTTTCACCGGAATTTGCTACAGATTCTTCCAGCATAATCCTGAACGAGACCGCAGTAAGGGCACTAGGCTGGCAGCAGAATGCCCTGGGTCAAAGCATTACCCGTTCTGATAATGACGGAAAGAAAATGAGCTACCGGGTAATAGGCGTGGTAAAAGATTTTCACTTCCGCTCCCTGCACGAACGTATTTCGCCTCTGGTTATGGTGCTTAGCCGGAGTTCAGGTACTATGATTGCCAAAGTAAAAACAGATGATGTGAAAGGTTTATTAGCTTCTCTGAAAACACAATGGACAGCTTTAACCCCAGATGAGCCTTTTATGTATTCTTTCATGGATGAACGCATTGAAAATACCTATGTGTCAGAACAAAAGATCGGCCGGTTTCTAGGTGTTTTTGCCGGGCTTACCATCGTAGTGGCCTGCCTGGGTCTGTTTGGCCTGGCTACTTTCACTGCCGAGCAGCGCACCAAAGAAATGGGTATCCGCAAAGTACTAGGCGCTTCTGCTGGGAATATTGTGGCTTTGCTTTCCAAAGATTTCCTCAAACTGGTAATAATGGCTAACCTGATTGCCTGGCCGCTGGCATGGTGGATTATGGATATATGGCTACAGGATTTTGAATATGGCATCAGCCTGAGCCCCTGGACATTTGCCTGGGTGGGCTTGGCAGCTCTGCTGATAGCCTTACTCACCATAAGTGTAAAAGCCATTAAAGCCGCCTTAGCCAATCCGGTAAACTCTCTGCGCAATGAGTAG